One Arcobacter arenosus DNA window includes the following coding sequences:
- a CDS encoding PAS domain-containing sensor histidine kinase yields MIKKRKFYTLSDIRKHIVFTPLIFVFLISFIAILVITFVLEFEKKNNTFLYIQEDTYNKETILNEYISDIKYNASSSFDNEEILLNEAVLSLYGYIHYSVQGISKYTIIKKMMEVEKKTNFEFVLFSTEDDSVLYGKEIIDYLKVLTNSNIKMSSFRHHMLKNISYIGTNNLIYWVDTEKRKIRLSYFKKLDNTQYYIGAFSKIDDLKESTRNAILNSIVQKSKYYKDAYFWFYDYNLGYVYNYYNKGQKIDAKFILDQDRLNSSNEILKKYINNETTSSSDIHNFSKYNFLISIKSFSLPNKIAQLKYEYNSKLSIAISIVILIAIFLIVASTLFSKFINKIFHRYNKRLETRNIMYKKWKERYELAIIASNDGLWDIDLKTKHIYFSKKWLDMFGYEDGDINNLDEWFDLIHYEDRQLVMDKFNKHLNGDSENFVCEYRIKNKNNKFKWILVRGKAFNDNNHKRMLMMSMDIEQRKKLIKELKYVDLLVEYGRIVIFKWKNDENLSVDYISKSISSYGYSAQEFQSKEVSYFDFVHEDDIKELKEDLAKAVNNDERSFTKVYRVKDKNGDVRWVFTRTIFLKDDFGNVAYFYGYISDITEMKLTEEELKHKVDEEVEKNIEKDRILVHQSKLAAMGEMLGNIAHQWRQPLNNINLLTHFIRDSYGTLSKEELDSVIKDTKLQIEYMSQTIDDFRNFYQPNKDKVKFNVKDSILQCSKIVETQFEKNNIELNITGEDVETVNYMNELQQVVLNILNNAADAAIIKKQIADFDAKVDVEIFIDYGNKIKIVLENNCGKIEDEVMDRMFEPYFTTKFENQGTGIGLYMAKTIIEKNMGGKIFAKNKNDGVIFVIILPLSYY; encoded by the coding sequence ATGATTAAAAAAAGAAAGTTTTATACCCTATCAGATATAAGAAAACATATAGTTTTTACACCTCTAATTTTTGTTTTTTTAATCTCTTTTATTGCTATTTTAGTGATTACTTTTGTATTAGAATTTGAAAAAAAGAACAACACTTTTTTATATATACAAGAAGACACTTATAATAAAGAAACAATTTTAAATGAATATATCTCTGATATAAAATATAACGCTAGTTCCTCTTTTGATAATGAAGAGATTTTACTAAATGAAGCAGTCTTATCCTTGTATGGATACATCCATTATAGTGTTCAAGGGATTAGTAAATATACCATCATAAAAAAGATGATGGAGGTTGAAAAAAAAACAAATTTTGAATTTGTATTATTTTCAACTGAAGATGATAGTGTTTTATACGGTAAAGAGATAATTGATTATTTAAAAGTTTTAACTAATTCAAATATAAAAATGAGTAGTTTTAGACACCATATGTTAAAAAATATCTCTTATATTGGGACTAACAATTTAATATATTGGGTAGATACTGAAAAAAGAAAAATTAGACTAAGTTATTTTAAAAAACTTGATAATACTCAATACTATATTGGAGCATTTTCAAAAATTGATGATTTAAAGGAATCTACAAGAAATGCAATTTTAAATTCAATAGTTCAAAAAAGTAAATACTATAAAGATGCCTACTTCTGGTTTTATGATTATAATTTAGGTTATGTCTACAACTATTACAACAAGGGTCAAAAAATAGATGCAAAATTTATATTAGACCAAGATAGATTAAATAGTTCAAATGAAATTTTAAAAAAATATATAAATAATGAAACAACATCTAGTAGCGATATCCATAATTTCTCAAAATATAACTTTTTAATATCTATAAAAAGTTTTTCTTTGCCAAATAAAATTGCCCAATTAAAATATGAATATAACTCAAAGTTGTCAATCGCAATCTCAATTGTAATTTTAATAGCTATTTTTTTAATTGTTGCCTCAACACTTTTTTCTAAATTTATAAATAAGATATTTCATAGATATAACAAAAGATTAGAGACTAGAAATATTATGTATAAAAAATGGAAAGAGAGATATGAACTTGCAATTATTGCTTCAAATGATGGACTTTGGGATATTGATTTAAAAACAAAACATATTTACTTTTCTAAAAAATGGCTTGATATGTTTGGTTATGAAGATGGAGATATTAATAATCTTGATGAGTGGTTTGACTTAATCCATTATGAAGATAGACAACTTGTAATGGATAAATTCAATAAACATTTAAATGGAGATAGTGAAAACTTTGTTTGTGAGTATAGAATAAAAAATAAAAACAATAAATTTAAATGGATTTTAGTTAGAGGAAAAGCCTTTAATGATAATAATCATAAACGAATGTTAATGATGTCTATGGATATTGAACAAAGAAAAAAACTAATTAAAGAATTAAAATATGTTGATTTATTAGTTGAGTATGGGCGAATTGTAATTTTTAAATGGAAAAATGATGAAAACCTAAGTGTTGATTATATTTCAAAGTCAATTAGTTCATATGGATATAGTGCTCAAGAATTTCAAAGTAAAGAGGTAAGCTATTTTGATTTTGTGCATGAAGATGATATTAAAGAATTAAAAGAAGACCTTGCAAAAGCAGTTAATAATGATGAGAGATCATTTACAAAAGTTTATAGGGTAAAAGATAAAAATGGTGATGTAAGGTGGGTATTCACAAGAACAATTTTCTTAAAAGATGATTTTGGAAATGTAGCTTATTTTTATGGTTATATAAGTGATATTACTGAGATGAAACTAACAGAAGAAGAGTTAAAACATAAAGTTGATGAAGAGGTTGAAAAAAATATTGAAAAAGATAGAATCTTGGTTCATCAAAGTAAACTTGCCGCTATGGGTGAGATGTTAGGAAATATTGCCCACCAATGGAGACAACCACTAAATAATATTAATCTGCTTACCCATTTTATTAGAGATAGTTATGGAACATTAAGTAAAGAGGAATTGGATTCAGTTATAAAAGATACAAAATTACAAATTGAGTATATGTCTCAAACAATTGATGATTTTAGAAACTTTTATCAACCAAATAAAGATAAAGTAAAATTCAATGTAAAAGACTCAATTTTACAATGTTCTAAAATAGTTGAAACACAGTTTGAAAAAAACAATATTGAACTTAATATCACAGGGGAGGATGTTGAAACAGTTAACTATATGAATGAACTTCAACAAGTTGTTTTAAATATCTTAAACAATGCCGCTGATGCTGCAATTATAAAAAAACAAATAGCAGATTTTGATGCAAAAGTAGATGTTGAAATTTTTATAGATTATGGGAATAAAATTAAAATAGTTCTAGAAAATAACTGTGGGAAAATAGAAGATGAAGTTATGGATAGAATGTTTGAACCTTATTTTACAACAAAGTTTGAAAATCAAGGGACAGGAATAGGTCTATATATGGCAAAAACTATTATCGAAAAAAATATGGGAGGTAAAATTTTTGCTAAAAATAAAAATGATGGAGTTATTTTTGTAATCATTTTACCACTTTCTTATTATTAA
- the truA gene encoding tRNA pseudouridine(38-40) synthase TruA — translation MNVKFTISYDGSEYAGSQTQPNGLSVEDKLQEVFKSLNIDTKIILSGRTDKDVHATGQVFNAIIPSYWYDLKKLKDIMNRHLPISIKVHNIKEVDERFHSRFSAKKRVYRYLVTKEQLSVFNSKYISHYKDFDEEKIKEAIKLFEGVHDFEYFHKKGSDKDNTVREVFKTSFYKYRNLYVFKFTANSYLRSQIRLMVGFLLEVGKGELTKNDLILQLKKEKYIYRKPANPYGLYLTKVLYK, via the coding sequence ATGAATGTAAAGTTTACAATCTCATATGATGGGAGTGAATATGCAGGTAGTCAAACTCAACCAAATGGATTAAGTGTTGAGGATAAACTTCAAGAGGTTTTTAAGTCCTTAAATATAGATACAAAAATTATTCTTAGTGGAAGAACAGATAAAGATGTTCATGCAACAGGTCAAGTTTTTAATGCTATAATCCCTTCTTATTGGTATGATTTAAAAAAGTTAAAAGATATTATGAATAGGCATCTTCCCATATCAATTAAAGTTCATAATATAAAAGAGGTAGATGAAAGATTTCATTCAAGATTTAGTGCAAAAAAAAGGGTTTATCGATATTTAGTTACAAAAGAGCAGTTAAGTGTTTTTAACTCAAAATACATCTCCCATTATAAAGATTTTGATGAAGAGAAAATTAAAGAGGCCATAAAACTTTTTGAGGGAGTTCATGATTTTGAATATTTCCACAAAAAAGGAAGTGATAAGGATAATACAGTAAGGGAGGTTTTTAAAACCTCGTTTTATAAATATAGAAATCTTTATGTTTTTAAATTTACTGCAAACTCATATTTACGTTCACAAATTAGACTAATGGTTGGATTTTTACTAGAAGTTGGAAAAGGTGAATTAACAAAAAATGATTTAATTCTTCAATTAAAAAAAGAGAAATATATTTATAGAAAACCTGCAAATCCTTATGGTTTATATCTTACGAAGGTTCTTTATAAATGA
- a CDS encoding LptF/LptG family permease, with translation MKLKEYLLSQLSQTFFPIFLGLYFITSIIFLVKIASLSSAITINFVELLKLYSYVMPTIIFFTLPISFFISLVITLSKLSSEYELIVITSFGLNPLKIIKIFFPITLLMTIALVIISVGLIPKAKYLNKAFIEQKKKEANFNIKASEFGQKFGDWLIYIEDKDDKKYSKVKLFKTQDKKDQFIISDNAVLENENGNLSFKFINGKSFVIDNEELNQIDYKNMYLNDSIVDSNIGDFTTSFNYWKANFSKNQNTDRFSFNILVSIFPLISLLLVVYAGYFNPRYEKNKAVMKAVVFVTVYYIFMQISVDNLFLHSLYIVPLSWIGFTYFMYQRSVKQQY, from the coding sequence TTGAAATTAAAAGAGTATTTACTTAGCCAATTATCTCAAACATTTTTTCCTATATTCTTAGGATTGTATTTTATTACATCAATAATATTTTTAGTAAAAATTGCATCATTGAGTTCTGCTATTACAATAAACTTTGTAGAGTTATTAAAACTTTATAGTTATGTTATGCCAACAATTATATTTTTTACTTTACCCATATCTTTTTTTATCTCATTAGTTATAACCTTATCAAAATTATCTAGTGAGTATGAACTTATTGTTATAACCTCGTTTGGTCTAAATCCATTAAAGATTATAAAGATTTTTTTCCCTATAACTTTACTTATGACAATTGCTTTAGTAATTATATCTGTTGGGCTAATTCCTAAAGCAAAATATCTAAATAAAGCTTTTATTGAACAAAAGAAAAAAGAGGCAAATTTTAATATAAAAGCTTCAGAATTTGGTCAAAAGTTTGGTGACTGGTTAATTTATATTGAAGATAAAGATGATAAGAAATATTCAAAGGTTAAACTTTTTAAAACTCAAGATAAAAAAGATCAATTTATTATTTCAGATAATGCAGTTTTAGAAAATGAAAATGGCAATTTAAGCTTTAAATTTATAAATGGGAAATCTTTTGTAATAGATAATGAAGAACTAAATCAAATCGATTATAAAAATATGTATTTAAATGATTCAATTGTAGATAGCAATATTGGAGATTTTACAACTTCATTTAATTATTGGAAAGCAAATTTCTCAAAAAATCAAAATACTGATAGATTTTCATTTAATATTTTAGTCTCAATCTTCCCTTTAATTTCACTTCTTTTAGTTGTTTATGCAGGATATTTTAACCCAAGATATGAGAAAAACAAGGCAGTTATGAAAGCAGTGGTTTTTGTCACTGTTTATTATATATTTATGCAAATAAGTGTTGATAACCTATTTTTACACTCTTTATATATAGTCCCTTTATCATGGATTGGTTTTACATATTTTATGTACCAAAGAAGTGTTAAACAGCAGTATTAA
- a CDS encoding prepilin peptidase, with the protein MEVFSFIFGLLIGSFLNVLIYRLPIKKSFITPRSRCTNCNKLIPWYLNIPIFSYIYLKGNCKECGEKISLQYPIVEFLTALLTLGLYLKFGLSYELLFSMVFFYTLIVLSFIDFKYKAVPDYLLLIALIFSFVITQKDLFYALKDAFIISGAFILLNFVITFYIQNIKSRILKDESLKQQEALGEGDIPILASIGAILGFPETFVAIFLSSLFAIIPSIYFQIKKKDIQTPFIPYLSLGLIVEYFFNISKVFN; encoded by the coding sequence TTGGAGGTATTTAGTTTTATATTTGGACTTCTTATTGGGTCATTTTTAAATGTTCTAATTTATAGGCTTCCAATAAAAAAATCTTTCATAACACCTAGAAGTAGATGTACAAACTGTAATAAACTAATTCCTTGGTATTTAAATATTCCAATCTTTTCTTATATTTATTTAAAAGGAAATTGTAAAGAGTGTGGCGAAAAAATATCTTTACAATATCCAATTGTTGAGTTTTTAACAGCTTTATTAACATTAGGGTTATATTTAAAATTTGGTTTATCTTACGAACTACTTTTTTCGATGGTATTTTTTTATACTTTAATTGTTTTATCTTTTATAGATTTTAAATATAAAGCAGTACCTGACTATCTTTTATTAATTGCATTAATATTTTCATTTGTAATTACACAAAAAGATTTATTTTATGCCCTTAAAGATGCTTTTATAATTTCTGGTGCTTTTATTTTATTGAATTTTGTAATAACTTTTTATATTCAAAATATAAAGTCAAGAATTTTAAAAGATGAATCTTTAAAACAACAAGAAGCTTTAGGAGAGGGTGATATACCTATCCTAGCATCTATTGGAGCAATCTTAGGATTTCCTGAAACATTTGTAGCAATATTTTTATCGTCACTTTTTGCTATAATACCATCTATATATTTTCAAATAAAGAAAAAAGATATTCAGACACCTTTTATTCCATATTTAAGTTTAGGTTTAATTGTTGAATATTTTTTTAATATATCAAAGGTTTTTAATTGA
- a CDS encoding di-trans,poly-cis-decaprenylcistransferase, producing the protein MTENNIPKHIAIIMDGNGRWAKERDLKRTAGHEEGAKRVRDITTHCSNIGVKYLTLYAFSTENWTRPKLEVEFLMKLLENWLKKELPVYLENQTRLKAIGDISRFSKSLQKTIRETEEKTSHGTKLTQVLALNYGSQDEMLRAMKKMQEKGLEITKENFESCLDTAGMPDVDMLIRTSGEVRLSNYLLWQNAYAEMFFTPTFWPEFTPSELDDLISDFTNRERRFGGI; encoded by the coding sequence ATGACTGAAAATAATATCCCTAAACATATAGCTATTATTATGGATGGTAATGGACGATGGGCAAAAGAGAGAGATTTAAAACGAACTGCAGGCCATGAAGAGGGAGCAAAAAGAGTTAGGGATATTACTACACATTGCTCTAATATTGGAGTTAAATATTTAACCTTATACGCTTTTTCAACGGAAAATTGGACAAGACCAAAATTAGAGGTTGAATTTTTAATGAAGCTTTTAGAAAATTGGTTAAAAAAAGAGTTACCAGTTTATTTAGAAAATCAAACTAGATTAAAAGCAATTGGAGATATATCAAGGTTCTCAAAATCTTTACAAAAAACAATAAGAGAAACAGAAGAAAAAACTAGTCATGGAACAAAACTAACACAAGTTTTAGCTTTAAATTATGGTTCTCAAGATGAGATGTTAAGGGCAATGAAAAAGATGCAGGAAAAAGGTTTAGAGATTACTAAAGAGAATTTTGAATCTTGTTTGGATACTGCAGGAATGCCTGATGTTGATATGTTGATTAGAACAAGTGGAGAAGTTAGATTATCTAATTATCTTCTTTGGCAGAATGCTTACGCAGAGATGTTTTTTACACCTACATTTTGGCCTGAATTTACCCCTTCAGAATTAGATGATTTAATTAGTGATTTTACAAATCGAGAGAGAAGATTTGGAGGTATTTAG
- the coaBC gene encoding bifunctional phosphopantothenoylcysteine decarboxylase/phosphopantothenate--cysteine ligase CoaBC: MLLKDKNILVGISSSIAIYKSLELIRLYIKQGANVKVIMTKAAEKFITPLTFEAISQNKVLCDETESWDKKSIYNHIDIGKWADIFVIAPATANTINKLANGIADNLLTQTVLAYPKLKLIAPAANTNMIQNQITVSSLEKLKNYNFKIISSQIKELACKDVGDGAMAEPDEIFYETSKQLLKVEYWNNREVIISGGGTLEKIDDVRYISNFSSGKMASSLAKALYLKGAKVTLVSSRGYENLPKSIKILQVSSTNQMFENLKKSIENSEKSKKPFLFMAAAVSDYIPPKNDGKLKKENLGETWNLQLSLNIDILNSLEKKDIITIGFKAEMDKQNAKNNATSMIEKKNIDGVCLNIIDEENYFGSDSNIIEFITKNGSSTFSGNKFEISMDLINKVKDEFVNND; this comes from the coding sequence ATGTTGTTAAAAGATAAAAATATTTTAGTTGGGATAAGCAGCTCTATTGCTATTTATAAAAGTTTAGAACTAATTAGACTTTATATAAAACAAGGGGCAAATGTAAAAGTTATAATGACAAAGGCCGCTGAAAAGTTTATAACTCCGCTTACTTTTGAGGCAATCTCACAAAATAAAGTTTTATGTGATGAAACAGAATCTTGGGACAAAAAATCTATTTATAATCATATAGATATTGGAAAGTGGGCAGATATTTTTGTAATAGCTCCGGCAACAGCAAATACTATAAATAAATTAGCAAATGGTATAGCTGATAATCTTTTAACTCAAACAGTTTTAGCCTATCCAAAATTAAAGTTGATAGCACCTGCGGCAAATACAAATATGATACAAAATCAAATTACTGTTTCTAGTCTTGAAAAACTTAAAAATTACAACTTTAAGATTATCTCATCACAAATAAAAGAGTTAGCTTGTAAAGATGTTGGGGATGGTGCAATGGCTGAGCCTGATGAAATTTTTTATGAAACATCAAAACAACTTTTAAAAGTTGAGTATTGGAATAATAGAGAGGTTATTATAAGTGGTGGTGGAACTTTAGAAAAAATAGATGATGTTAGATATATCTCAAATTTTTCTTCAGGGAAAATGGCATCATCTTTAGCAAAAGCTTTATATTTAAAGGGTGCAAAAGTAACACTTGTTAGCTCTAGAGGATATGAAAATCTTCCAAAATCTATAAAAATATTACAAGTTAGTTCAACAAATCAGATGTTTGAAAACTTGAAAAAAAGTATAGAAAATAGTGAAAAAAGTAAAAAGCCATTTTTATTTATGGCGGCAGCTGTAAGTGATTATATCCCACCTAAAAATGATGGAAAATTAAAAAAAGAAAATCTTGGTGAAACTTGGAATTTACAACTATCTTTAAATATTGATATCTTAAATAGTTTAGAGAAAAAAGATATTATCACTATTGGTTTTAAAGCTGAAATGGATAAACAAAATGCTAAAAATAACGCAACTTCAATGATAGAAAAGAAAAATATTGATGGTGTTTGTTTAAATATTATTGATGAAGAAAACTATTTTGGAAGTGATTCAAATATTATTGAGTTTATAACAAAAAATGGTTCTAGTACTTTTAGTGGAAACAAATTTGAAATTTCAATGGATTTAATAAATAAAGTAAAAGATGAGTTTGTAAATAATGACTGA
- the glmU gene encoding bifunctional UDP-N-acetylglucosamine diphosphorylase/glucosamine-1-phosphate N-acetyltransferase GlmU codes for MVNKSIIILAAGAGTRMKSKLPKVLHKISGKPMLYYSIKEALELSDDVTVVLFHQAQKVQQQMEKFFDGINYVIQDHENYPGTGGAVMGITPKYEKVLVLNGDMPLIQADELKKFDLDATIVMSVLELQNADGYGRVIIENGNVKKIVEQKDASQSELAVTTANAGIYQFDTKFLLESLPKLSNNNAQKEYYITDLVEMAINQGKVLKPLIVNEENFKGVNSKLDLSEAEVIHQNRIKREFLKQGVIMRLPDTIYIEEGVIIEGESIIENGVSLLGNSKIVNSHIKTNTVIEDAILIDSDAGPMARVRPGSEIIGTHLGNFVETKKAKLNGVKAGHLTYLGDCEIDEGTNIGCGTITCNYDGINKHKTIIGKNVFVGSDTQFVAPVNIEDDVLIGAGSTVTGDVKKGELYLTRSKAKKIDGYFYKHFGNKK; via the coding sequence ATGGTAAATAAATCAATTATAATTTTAGCAGCAGGTGCTGGTACAAGAATGAAATCAAAACTTCCAAAGGTTTTACATAAAATTTCTGGTAAACCAATGCTTTATTACTCAATTAAAGAAGCACTTGAACTTAGTGATGATGTAACAGTTGTATTATTTCACCAAGCACAAAAAGTTCAACAGCAAATGGAAAAGTTTTTTGATGGAATAAATTATGTAATTCAAGACCATGAAAACTATCCTGGAACAGGTGGTGCAGTTATGGGAATAACACCAAAATATGAAAAGGTTTTGGTTTTAAATGGAGATATGCCTTTAATTCAAGCTGATGAGCTTAAAAAATTTGACCTAGATGCAACGATTGTAATGTCAGTACTTGAACTTCAAAATGCAGATGGTTATGGTCGAGTTATAATTGAGAATGGAAATGTTAAAAAAATTGTAGAGCAAAAAGATGCTTCTCAAAGTGAATTAGCAGTTACTACGGCAAATGCAGGTATCTATCAGTTTGATACAAAATTTTTATTAGAAAGCCTACCAAAACTTTCAAACAACAATGCTCAAAAAGAATACTATATTACTGATTTAGTTGAGATGGCTATAAATCAAGGTAAGGTTTTAAAACCACTTATTGTAAATGAAGAAAATTTCAAAGGTGTTAATTCGAAATTAGATTTAAGTGAAGCAGAAGTAATTCACCAAAATAGAATCAAAAGAGAGTTTTTAAAACAGGGTGTTATTATGAGATTGCCTGACACTATTTATATAGAAGAGGGTGTTATTATTGAGGGTGAATCTATAATTGAAAATGGAGTATCTCTTTTAGGAAATAGTAAAATTGTAAATTCCCATATCAAAACAAATACAGTGATTGAAGATGCAATTTTAATTGATTCTGATGCTGGACCAATGGCAAGAGTTAGACCAGGAAGTGAAATAATTGGAACTCACTTAGGAAATTTTGTAGAAACAAAAAAAGCAAAATTAAATGGTGTAAAAGCAGGACATTTAACTTATCTTGGTGATTGTGAAATTGATGAGGGTACAAATATTGGTTGTGGAACAATCACTTGTAATTATGATGGAATAAATAAACATAAAACAATTATTGGAAAAAATGTATTTGTAGGAAGTGATACACAATTTGTAGCTCCTGTTAATATTGAAGATGATGTCCTAATTGGTGCTGGCTCAACTGTAACAGGTGATGTTAAAAAAGGTGAACTTTATCTAACAAGAAGCAAAGCTAAAAAAATTGATGGTTATTTTTATAAACATTTTGGAAATAAAAAATAA
- a CDS encoding ankyrin repeat domain-containing protein, whose amino-acid sequence MLGMFKTDGAEALQKELLKNYIDEKKIQALIDSGVNINRKDAKGRTMLFELSAKRRIESIKLLIRNGIDINSEDNFGKTVLSEAVDKIDGMMIRFLLEHGASVNHINSSGRTVLHDAALEENEKAFRILMTQNPNLNIRDHYGRTVLFDAVDGGNIDIIREVVNNIDDINIVDNDGQSVLFNAVLKENPEVAKFLISNGIDVNILNKKRQTALFNAVILGSTNLPIIELLIEKGAKLNIKDYAEKTILDEILKLLAIVNKPDEKVEGKYRLVSSDRNYLKLTGILIDMGLAVDRTDIDGKTILYKEVERQNYDTIDFLIASGADVNAQDKEGRTVIFDAVLKGQSNMNMIDHLIARGADIDHRDFNEKTIIDDLAEAVLITKNNKKPSSKRFFDLDLKDDYFQLLKKMLLFKPRINEPRSDGKTIIFDLLDYDNLELIKIFVNAGLDLNIVDNDMNTPLSYLVDKGLEIKNNKEKEVFLEKLVFLLKFRIDVNTIDKEGRTIFHKTAFANNLEVMEKLLTKKVNLDIKDKQGRTALHHTQWKGNYKIARLLIAAGANINEPDYAGFTILNYAAILGHTKLVVVLILSGVLMYNHNKKSKSVAKFFREREKNLDNLLDANITDTKMRTAIEEVVENLKKEIKEALEG is encoded by the coding sequence ATGCTTGGAATGTTTAAAACTGATGGTGCAGAAGCCTTACAAAAAGAATTACTTAAAAACTATATTGATGAAAAGAAAATACAAGCTTTAATCGATAGTGGTGTAAATATAAACAGAAAAGATGCAAAAGGGCGAACTATGCTCTTTGAATTGTCTGCAAAAAGAAGAATAGAATCAATAAAACTTTTAATCAGAAACGGTATAGATATTAATTCTGAGGATAATTTTGGTAAAACAGTTTTAAGCGAAGCTGTTGATAAAATTGATGGAATGATGATAAGGTTTTTACTTGAGCATGGTGCTTCTGTAAATCATATAAATTCCTCAGGAAGAACAGTTTTACATGATGCCGCCTTAGAAGAAAACGAAAAAGCATTTAGAATTTTAATGACACAAAATCCAAATTTAAATATTAGAGACCATTACGGTAGAACAGTACTTTTTGATGCTGTTGATGGTGGAAATATTGATATTATAAGAGAAGTTGTAAATAATATTGATGATATAAATATTGTTGATAATGATGGTCAATCAGTTTTATTTAATGCTGTTTTAAAAGAGAATCCTGAAGTAGCAAAATTTTTAATCTCAAATGGAATAGATGTAAATATTTTGAATAAAAAGCGTCAAACAGCTTTATTTAATGCAGTTATCTTAGGTTCAACTAATCTTCCAATTATTGAACTTTTGATTGAAAAAGGTGCAAAATTAAATATAAAAGATTATGCAGAAAAAACGATACTTGATGAGATTTTAAAACTTCTTGCAATAGTTAATAAACCTGATGAAAAAGTTGAAGGGAAATATAGATTAGTAAGTTCAGATAGAAATTATTTAAAATTAACTGGAATACTTATAGATATGGGACTTGCAGTTGATAGAACTGATATTGACGGGAAAACGATTCTTTACAAAGAAGTTGAAAGGCAAAACTACGACACTATCGATTTTTTAATAGCATCTGGGGCCGATGTAAATGCACAAGATAAAGAGGGTCGTACAGTTATTTTTGATGCTGTTTTAAAAGGTCAATCAAATATGAATATGATAGACCATTTAATTGCTCGAGGTGCAGATATTGACCATAGAGATTTTAATGAAAAAACAATAATTGATGATTTAGCAGAAGCAGTATTAATTACAAAAAACAATAAAAAACCAAGCTCAAAAAGATTTTTTGATTTGGACTTAAAAGATGATTATTTTCAACTTTTAAAGAAAATGCTTCTTTTTAAACCTAGAATCAATGAACCAAGAAGTGATGGAAAAACAATTATCTTTGATTTACTTGATTATGATAATTTAGAATTAATAAAGATTTTTGTTAATGCTGGACTTGATTTAAATATTGTTGATAATGATATGAATACACCTTTATCTTACTTAGTTGATAAAGGGCTAGAAATTAAAAATAATAAAGAAAAAGAAGTTTTCTTAGAGAAATTAGTATTCCTTTTAAAATTTAGAATTGATGTTAATACAATTGATAAAGAGGGACGAACAATTTTCCATAAAACTGCTTTTGCAAACAATTTAGAGGTTATGGAAAAGCTTCTTACAAAAAAAGTAAACTTAGATATAAAAGACAAGCAAGGAAGAACTGCCTTACACCATACACAATGGAAAGGTAATTATAAAATTGCAAGACTTTTAATAGCTGCAGGAGCAAATATAAATGAGCCTGATTATGCAGGATTTACGATATTAAATTATGCCGCAATTTTAGGTCATACAAAACTTGTAGTCGTACTTATTTTATCTGGTGTTTTAATGTATAACCATAATAAAAAAAGTAAATCAGTGGCGAAATTTTTTAGAGAAAGAGAAAAAAATCTAGATAATTTATTAGATGCAAATATAACTGATACAAAGATGAGAACAGCTATTGAAGAGGTTGTTGAAAACCTAAAAAAAGAGATAAAAGAAGCTTTAGAAGGATAA